A stretch of the Sylvia atricapilla isolate bSylAtr1 chromosome 28, bSylAtr1.pri, whole genome shotgun sequence genome encodes the following:
- the GMCL1 gene encoding germ cell-less protein-like 1 isoform X1, with protein sequence MRRPWALWAAASCAGGPGCRGARPRPRAARGSAAEPREPGTAIATARPSGRSGSCTSGAAGLGLKSTSKYIYQTLFLNGENSDIKICALGEEWNLHKIYLCQSGYFSSMFSGSWKESSMNVIELEIPDQNIDVEALQVAFGSLYRDDVLINPSRVVALLAAACMLQLDGLIQQCGETMKETITAQTVCGYYNSAGTYGLDSVKKKCLEWLLNNLMTHQSVGLFKELSINLMKQLISSSNLFVLQVEMDVYTALKKWMFLQLVPSWNGSFKQVLSEADAWFAEHRREFGGAVAFLESAQGSAFLPVFAHLRLQYIISDLASARIVERDALLPSEWLSSVYKQQWFAMLRAEQENDIGPQEINKEELEGNSMRCGRKLAKDGDYCWRWTGFNFGLDLLVTYTNRYIIFKRNTLNQPCSGSVSLQPRRTIAFRLRLASFDGSGKVICSRTTGYQILTLEKDQEQIVMNLDSRLLMFPLYICCNFLYTSSEKRADSEAQLDNLEA encoded by the exons ATGAGGCGGCCATGGGCTCTCTGGGCAGCCGCGTCCTGCGCCGGAGGGCCGGGCTGCCGCGGGGCGAGGCCGCGGCCAAGGGCGGCAAGAGGAAGCGCAGCGGAGCCGAGGGAACCGGGGACAGCGATAGCGACGGCGAGGCCGAGCGGGAGGAGCGGCTCCTGCACCTCCGGGGCCGCAGGTCTGGGG TTGAAAAGCACGTCGAAATATATTTATCAGACTCTGTTTTTGAATGGGGAGAACAGTGATATCAAAATTtgtgctctgggagaggagtggAACTTGCACAAGATTTATTTGTGTCAG TCAGGCTACTTTTCCAGTATGTTCAGTGGTTCTTGGAAAGAATCCAGCATGAATGTCATAGAGCTGGAGATTCCTGATCAAAATATTGATGTGGAAG ccctgcaggtggctTTTGGCTCACTCTACAGAGACGATGTGCTGATCAACCCCAGCCGCGTGGtggccctgctggcagcagcctgcaTGCTGCAGCTG GATGGCTTAATCCAGCAGTGTGGTGAAACAATGAAGGAAACCATCACTGCCCAAACTGTGTGTGGTTATTATAATTCTGCGGGGACGTATGGGCTGGactctgtgaagaaaaa GTGCCTTGAGTGGCTCTTGAACAATCTGATGACTCACCAGAGTGTTGGACTCTTCAAGGAGCTCAG CATAAACCTCATGAAGCAGCTGATCAGCTCCTCCAACCTGTTTGTGCTGCAGGTGGAAATGGATGTGTACACTGCCCTCAAAAAG TGGATGTTCCTTCAGCTCGTGCCTTCTTGGAATGGGTCCTTCAAGCAGGTGTTAAGTGAAGCTGATGCCTGGTTTGCTGAGCACAGGAGAG AGTTTGGGGGTGCCGTTGCCTTCCTGGAGTCGGCGCAGGGCAGCGCCTTCCTGCCCGTGTTCGCACACCTGAGGCTGCAGTACATCATCAGTGACCTGGCCTCGGCCAGGATCGTGGAGAGGGAtgccctgctgccctcag aatgGCTGTCCTCTGTTTACAAACAGCAGTGGTTTGCCATGCTCAGAGCAGAACAAGAAAATGATATTGG gcCTCAAGAAATCAATAAGGAGGAACTGGAGGGAAACAGCATGAGGTGTGGTCGCAAACTGGCCAAGGATGGTGAT TACTGCTGGCGCTGGACTGGCTTCAACTTTGGCCTGGACCTGCTGGTGACCTACACCAACCGCTACATCATCTTCAAGCGCAACACTCTGAACCAGCCGTGCAGCGGCTCCGTCAGCCTGCAGCCGCGCCGCACCATCGCCTTCAG gttACGGCTGGCCTCCTTCGATGGCAGCGGGAAGGTGATTTGCAGCAGGACAACGGGCTATCAGATCCTGACACTGGAGAAGGACCAG GAGCAGATAGTGATGAATTTGGACAGCAGACTCCTGATGTTCCCCCTCTACATCTGCTGCAACTTCCTGTACACCTCATCAGAGAAGAGGGCAGACAGCGAGGCCCAGCTGGATAATCTGGAAGCCTGA
- the GMCL1 gene encoding germ cell-less protein-like 1 isoform X2: MGSLGSRVLRRRAGLPRGEAAAKGGKRKRSGAEGTGDSDSDGEAEREERLLHLRGRRKKLKSTSKYIYQTLFLNGENSDIKICALGEEWNLHKIYLCQSGYFSSMFSGSWKESSMNVIELEIPDQNIDVEALQVAFGSLYRDDVLINPSRVVALLAAACMLQLDGLIQQCGETMKETITAQTVCGYYNSAGTYGLDSVKKKCLEWLLNNLMTHQSVGLFKELSINLMKQLISSSNLFVLQVEMDVYTALKKWMFLQLVPSWNGSFKQVLSEADAWFAEHRREFGGAVAFLESAQGSAFLPVFAHLRLQYIISDLASARIVERDALLPSEWLSSVYKQQWFAMLRAEQENDIGPQEINKEELEGNSMRCGRKLAKDGDYCWRWTGFNFGLDLLVTYTNRYIIFKRNTLNQPCSGSVSLQPRRTIAFRLRLASFDGSGKVICSRTTGYQILTLEKDQEQIVMNLDSRLLMFPLYICCNFLYTSSEKRADSEAQLDNLEA; this comes from the exons ATGGGCTCTCTGGGCAGCCGCGTCCTGCGCCGGAGGGCCGGGCTGCCGCGGGGCGAGGCCGCGGCCAAGGGCGGCAAGAGGAAGCGCAGCGGAGCCGAGGGAACCGGGGACAGCGATAGCGACGGCGAGGCCGAGCGGGAGGAGCGGCTCCTGCACCTCCGGGGCCGCAG GAAAAAGTTGAAAAGCACGTCGAAATATATTTATCAGACTCTGTTTTTGAATGGGGAGAACAGTGATATCAAAATTtgtgctctgggagaggagtggAACTTGCACAAGATTTATTTGTGTCAG TCAGGCTACTTTTCCAGTATGTTCAGTGGTTCTTGGAAAGAATCCAGCATGAATGTCATAGAGCTGGAGATTCCTGATCAAAATATTGATGTGGAAG ccctgcaggtggctTTTGGCTCACTCTACAGAGACGATGTGCTGATCAACCCCAGCCGCGTGGtggccctgctggcagcagcctgcaTGCTGCAGCTG GATGGCTTAATCCAGCAGTGTGGTGAAACAATGAAGGAAACCATCACTGCCCAAACTGTGTGTGGTTATTATAATTCTGCGGGGACGTATGGGCTGGactctgtgaagaaaaa GTGCCTTGAGTGGCTCTTGAACAATCTGATGACTCACCAGAGTGTTGGACTCTTCAAGGAGCTCAG CATAAACCTCATGAAGCAGCTGATCAGCTCCTCCAACCTGTTTGTGCTGCAGGTGGAAATGGATGTGTACACTGCCCTCAAAAAG TGGATGTTCCTTCAGCTCGTGCCTTCTTGGAATGGGTCCTTCAAGCAGGTGTTAAGTGAAGCTGATGCCTGGTTTGCTGAGCACAGGAGAG AGTTTGGGGGTGCCGTTGCCTTCCTGGAGTCGGCGCAGGGCAGCGCCTTCCTGCCCGTGTTCGCACACCTGAGGCTGCAGTACATCATCAGTGACCTGGCCTCGGCCAGGATCGTGGAGAGGGAtgccctgctgccctcag aatgGCTGTCCTCTGTTTACAAACAGCAGTGGTTTGCCATGCTCAGAGCAGAACAAGAAAATGATATTGG gcCTCAAGAAATCAATAAGGAGGAACTGGAGGGAAACAGCATGAGGTGTGGTCGCAAACTGGCCAAGGATGGTGAT TACTGCTGGCGCTGGACTGGCTTCAACTTTGGCCTGGACCTGCTGGTGACCTACACCAACCGCTACATCATCTTCAAGCGCAACACTCTGAACCAGCCGTGCAGCGGCTCCGTCAGCCTGCAGCCGCGCCGCACCATCGCCTTCAG gttACGGCTGGCCTCCTTCGATGGCAGCGGGAAGGTGATTTGCAGCAGGACAACGGGCTATCAGATCCTGACACTGGAGAAGGACCAG GAGCAGATAGTGATGAATTTGGACAGCAGACTCCTGATGTTCCCCCTCTACATCTGCTGCAACTTCCTGTACACCTCATCAGAGAAGAGGGCAGACAGCGAGGCCCAGCTGGATAATCTGGAAGCCTGA
- the ANXA4 gene encoding annexin A4 isoform X2 produces MGRAGLELLHVTAACLQGGDIATQDSHQSSPHLCQGPARGSSCLSALDTDNSRLTRSEHDGECATVKGVSSFSAEQEAQALRKAMKGLGTDEDAIIESLTKLNVSQRQQVLITYKSTIGRDLIEDLKSELSGNFERVIIGLMTPTTMYDVHELRRALKGAGTDEGCLIEILASRTNAEIRHINENYKLQYGSSLEDDIVSDTSSMFRRVLVSLATGNRDEGTFVDEALAQQDAQCLYEAGEKKWGTDEVQFMSILCTRNRCHLLRVFDVYRVIANKDITESIKSEMSGDLEDALLAVVKCLRNKPAYFAERLYKSMKGLGTDDSTLIRVMVSRSEIDMLYIRREFLAMYGKSLHSFIKGDCSGDYRKVLLRLCGGED; encoded by the exons atgggcagggcagggctggaactCCTTCACGTCACGGCCGCGTGTCTCCAGGGCGGGGACATTGCCACCCAGGACAGCCACCAGAGCTCTCCCCATCTCTGCCAGGGCCCGGCGCGGGGCAGCAG CTGTCTAAGTGCCCTGGACACAGACAATAGCAGATTGACCAGATCCGAGCACGATGGTGAGTGT GCAACAGTCAAGGGCGTCTCATCTTTCAGTGCTGAGCAAGAAGCACAGGCACTAAGGAAGGCCATGAAGGGATTGG GCACAGATGAAGATGCCATCATTGAGAGCTTGACCAAGCTGAACGTTTCCCAGCGTCAGCAAGTTCTGATCACCTATAAAAGCACTATTGGCAGG GATTTGATCGAGGACTTGAAGTCTGAGCTGAGTGGGAATTTTGAAAGGGTGATCATTGGTTTGATGACTCCTACCACCATGTATGATGTGCATGAACTGAGGAGGGCTCTGAAG ggagcagggacagatgAAGGCTGCCTGATTGAGATCCTGGCTTCTCGCACCAACGCGGAGATTCGGCACATCAACGAGAACTACAAACTCC AGTATGGCTCCAGCCTGGAGGATGACATTGTCTCTGACACATCCTCCATGTTCCGCAGAGTCCTCGTGTCCCTCGCCACG GGTAACAGAGATGAGGGAACATTTGTGGATGAGGCCCTTGCTCAACAAGATGCTCAG TGCCTGTATGAAGCTGGGGAGAAGAAGTGGGGGACAGATGAGGTGCAGTTCATGTCTATCCTCTGCACACGGAACAGGTGCCACCTGCTCAGAG TTTTTGATGTGTACAGAGTGATTGCTAATAAGGACATCACTGAGAGCATAAAATCTGAGATGTCAGGAGACCTGGAGGATGCTTTGTTAGCTGTGG TAAAGTGCTTGAGGAATAAACCTGCTTATTTTGCTGAAAGACTGTACAAATCCATGAAG GGCCTGGGCACGGATGACAGCACGCTGATCCGGGTGATGGTGTCCCGCTCCGAGATAGACATGCTCTACATCAGGAGGGAGTTCCTGGCCATGTATGGCAAATCCCTCCACTCCTTCATTAAG GGAGACTGCTCAGGGGACTACAGGAAGGTTCTGCTCAGACTGTGTGGTGGGGAGGATTAA
- the ANXA4 gene encoding annexin A4 isoform X1, with protein sequence MATVKGVSSFSAEQEAQALRKAMKGLGTDEDAIIESLTKLNVSQRQQVLITYKSTIGRDLIEDLKSELSGNFERVIIGLMTPTTMYDVHELRRALKGAGTDEGCLIEILASRTNAEIRHINENYKLQYGSSLEDDIVSDTSSMFRRVLVSLATGNRDEGTFVDEALAQQDAQCLYEAGEKKWGTDEVQFMSILCTRNRCHLLRVFDVYRVIANKDITESIKSEMSGDLEDALLAVVKCLRNKPAYFAERLYKSMKGLGTDDSTLIRVMVSRSEIDMLYIRREFLAMYGKSLHSFIKGDCSGDYRKVLLRLCGGED encoded by the exons ATG GCAACAGTCAAGGGCGTCTCATCTTTCAGTGCTGAGCAAGAAGCACAGGCACTAAGGAAGGCCATGAAGGGATTGG GCACAGATGAAGATGCCATCATTGAGAGCTTGACCAAGCTGAACGTTTCCCAGCGTCAGCAAGTTCTGATCACCTATAAAAGCACTATTGGCAGG GATTTGATCGAGGACTTGAAGTCTGAGCTGAGTGGGAATTTTGAAAGGGTGATCATTGGTTTGATGACTCCTACCACCATGTATGATGTGCATGAACTGAGGAGGGCTCTGAAG ggagcagggacagatgAAGGCTGCCTGATTGAGATCCTGGCTTCTCGCACCAACGCGGAGATTCGGCACATCAACGAGAACTACAAACTCC AGTATGGCTCCAGCCTGGAGGATGACATTGTCTCTGACACATCCTCCATGTTCCGCAGAGTCCTCGTGTCCCTCGCCACG GGTAACAGAGATGAGGGAACATTTGTGGATGAGGCCCTTGCTCAACAAGATGCTCAG TGCCTGTATGAAGCTGGGGAGAAGAAGTGGGGGACAGATGAGGTGCAGTTCATGTCTATCCTCTGCACACGGAACAGGTGCCACCTGCTCAGAG TTTTTGATGTGTACAGAGTGATTGCTAATAAGGACATCACTGAGAGCATAAAATCTGAGATGTCAGGAGACCTGGAGGATGCTTTGTTAGCTGTGG TAAAGTGCTTGAGGAATAAACCTGCTTATTTTGCTGAAAGACTGTACAAATCCATGAAG GGCCTGGGCACGGATGACAGCACGCTGATCCGGGTGATGGTGTCCCGCTCCGAGATAGACATGCTCTACATCAGGAGGGAGTTCCTGGCCATGTATGGCAAATCCCTCCACTCCTTCATTAAG GGAGACTGCTCAGGGGACTACAGGAAGGTTCTGCTCAGACTGTGTGGTGGGGAGGATTAA